One part of the Deltaproteobacteria bacterium HGW-Deltaproteobacteria-4 genome encodes these proteins:
- a CDS encoding flagellar motor protein MotB, whose protein sequence is MLKPSAAFLFLFVVSAVGVATPARAETPSPTVEVRETVARGQSVEMHLPGDQAFTPWIHDDAAYAAAQGDRLEMREVAEADVQTIKLENVVPPIHFHLGEAEIPEDYLERLRDVLNSMRDRSNVRLHFAGHTDSLRLSPALQERYGDNTGLSRERAGTTAEYFQSALGLPPEAISYEGFGESQPVASNQTETGRQLNRRVEVQVWYDEIGEKLVEKEVVVAREVNRLKVCRTETVCKLRYQEGHARRARVKNLISPLHYDAGMVEVPPEFLHQVRQALQNLGGKDHVVIRFIAHTDNTPLPDRDERIYGNHLGLSKAVARRVSLAVQEGLGLNNTAIESVGMGTAQPATANLTAAGRALNRRVEVEFWYDDALQELPDEPQLCPDAPGAELVTRVYDSPSGPISPILFANGQPLLPAGYTERLQQLMAEISDRTKVRLRFVGYTSNQRLDRRTAAVYGDDIGLSTSRARRATAAVAGQIGLTEQQVEFEGHGYVQSDDVVNAGFVESDTSRVQVQIVYDELVTLDDYEGVEITRLNREVALANPFALNLMRITVDGKPLDDPGKSVPDVQRCIDVALDAADIQFKYDNLKLEPRLNVTAWPRTIGYQDENLVRFRLYSNYRSFIARAEVRIFAEEQSIRDLPLAVVTMDADGLAAWQPDFESGFSADFAPGRTLNYLVRVYDAKGNFDETETQPLWVLDQVDPAIAATDSDRELLAGYGESRIARRNIPLHGGSVQAQGTAIPPGYSVWLAGHLVPVDAQGRFVAEEILPTGSHTVEVAVLDPTGNGELFLRDFAQKQSDWFYVGIADLTLSANKTNGPAQLLAPDKPQYSEDFSAQGRLAFYTTGKFGAGWGLTASADTREGPLDEIFSNFMDKSPEALFRRIDPDYHMPTYGDDSTVTEDAPTMGKFYARLSKDRSYGLWGNFKVGYTDNNLAHVDRGLYGANLHYQTPDTTSFGEARFLLDGFAAEPGTVGGRDEFRGTSGSLYYLRQQDILTGSERLRIEIRDKDSNMVLGVKNLTPAIDYDIDYLQGRILLAEPLSGTADDNLLVHSGSFSGHPVYLVARYEFTPGFEDLDTLATGGRSHYWLSDYVKLGLTGSRFEEAGSENTLQAADVTLRKSSESWLKLESGRSEGPGLLSSTSMDGGFFFTPADPLDASHAEALASRVDASIGLRDFFAEGKGRFTLYWQDVEAGYAAPGLSTDRDVTNYGGTAMLPLSDRLGMRFKSDTRRQRDVLETVANEVNLDFRKDEHWTLSSGVRHDHRNDQSPVKPPTQEEGDRTDLVVQVLYDSRALWSSYGFVQDSLHSSGNREDNFRIGTGGSYRLTERFKVTGEVSTGDLGASGRLGTEYLYSDRTNLYLNYALENERTDNGLRARKGSLAYGFRNRYSDSVSIYLEERYTHGDTPTGLMHSAGVDLAPTDRINLGAKLDFGTLKDFQSGAEIKRTAMGVSVGYGFDRLKIASALEYRVDDSEHLGTDTAGNFFVSTAKRTTWLLKNSLKYQLSPDWRLIGKLNLARSNSSLGQLYDGNYTEAVMGYAYRPVRHDRLNALLKYTYFYNIPGAGETIVQTPEGMLLERSSSSGVLQRSHILAADVMYDLTSRWTVGAKYAYRQGEVSLDPIDREFFTSRAHLTVLRADWNFLPHWDALAEWRRLDLPDAEDRLDGALLGLYRHLGNHFKVGAGYNLSKFSDDLTSYDYRHQGLFINIIGKM, encoded by the coding sequence ATGTTGAAGCCTAGTGCCGCCTTTCTATTCTTATTTGTTGTCTCAGCCGTTGGCGTCGCGACCCCGGCACGCGCCGAGACTCCCTCCCCGACCGTCGAGGTCAGGGAAACAGTGGCGCGCGGTCAGTCGGTCGAGATGCACCTGCCCGGGGATCAGGCGTTCACCCCCTGGATTCATGATGATGCCGCCTATGCCGCGGCCCAAGGTGATCGCCTGGAAATGCGGGAGGTGGCGGAAGCGGATGTCCAGACGATCAAGCTCGAAAATGTCGTCCCGCCCATCCACTTCCATCTGGGTGAGGCGGAAATCCCCGAGGACTATCTGGAGCGGCTGCGTGATGTCCTCAACAGCATGCGCGATCGCAGCAATGTGCGCCTGCACTTTGCCGGTCACACCGATTCCCTGCGTCTAAGCCCGGCCTTGCAGGAACGCTACGGCGACAACACCGGCCTGTCCCGCGAACGGGCCGGCACCACCGCTGAATACTTCCAGAGTGCGCTGGGTCTCCCCCCCGAAGCGATCTCCTACGAAGGTTTCGGAGAGAGTCAGCCTGTTGCCAGCAATCAGACCGAGACTGGACGACAGCTGAACCGGCGGGTCGAAGTGCAGGTCTGGTATGACGAGATCGGCGAGAAGCTGGTCGAAAAGGAAGTGGTCGTTGCCCGGGAAGTCAATCGTCTCAAGGTGTGCCGGACCGAAACGGTCTGTAAATTGCGTTACCAGGAAGGCCACGCACGGCGCGCCCGGGTCAAGAACCTGATCTCCCCGCTGCATTATGACGCAGGGATGGTCGAGGTGCCGCCGGAATTCCTCCATCAGGTCCGGCAGGCCCTGCAGAATCTCGGCGGTAAGGATCATGTCGTGATCCGCTTTATCGCTCACACCGACAATACCCCGCTTCCCGACCGGGACGAGCGCATCTACGGTAATCACCTCGGCCTTTCCAAGGCTGTTGCCCGGCGGGTCTCTCTGGCGGTGCAGGAGGGCCTGGGCTTAAACAATACCGCCATTGAAAGCGTCGGGATGGGGACGGCGCAACCGGCCACCGCCAATCTTACGGCGGCGGGCCGGGCGCTCAACCGGCGGGTTGAAGTGGAGTTCTGGTATGACGATGCGCTCCAGGAGCTGCCGGATGAACCGCAGCTGTGCCCGGACGCTCCCGGTGCCGAGCTTGTTACCCGCGTTTACGATTCGCCGTCCGGACCGATCTCGCCGATCCTCTTCGCCAACGGCCAACCGCTGTTGCCTGCCGGTTACACCGAGCGTTTGCAGCAGCTCATGGCGGAGATCAGTGACCGGACAAAGGTGCGTCTGCGTTTTGTCGGCTATACCAGCAATCAACGCCTTGATCGCCGCACCGCCGCCGTCTATGGGGATGACATCGGTCTCTCCACCTCCCGGGCGCGTCGGGCGACAGCCGCGGTGGCCGGGCAAATCGGCTTGACGGAGCAGCAGGTGGAGTTTGAAGGGCATGGCTATGTCCAGTCCGACGATGTGGTCAACGCCGGCTTTGTCGAATCGGATACCTCCCGGGTCCAGGTCCAGATCGTCTATGATGAACTGGTTACCCTCGATGATTACGAAGGGGTGGAGATCACCCGCCTCAACCGCGAGGTCGCCCTCGCCAATCCCTTTGCTCTCAATCTCATGCGCATTACCGTTGACGGCAAGCCGCTGGATGATCCGGGCAAGTCGGTGCCGGATGTGCAGCGCTGTATCGACGTCGCCCTTGATGCCGCCGACATTCAGTTCAAATATGACAACCTCAAGCTGGAACCGCGCCTCAATGTGACCGCCTGGCCGCGCACCATCGGCTATCAGGACGAAAACCTGGTGCGCTTTCGCCTTTACAGCAACTACCGCAGCTTTATCGCCCGGGCCGAGGTCCGGATCTTTGCCGAAGAGCAGTCGATTCGTGATCTCCCCCTTGCCGTCGTCACGATGGATGCAGATGGCCTGGCCGCATGGCAGCCCGATTTCGAGTCCGGCTTTTCAGCTGATTTCGCGCCGGGACGGACACTCAATTATCTCGTGCGTGTCTATGACGCCAAAGGGAACTTCGATGAGACCGAAACCCAACCGCTCTGGGTGCTCGACCAGGTCGATCCGGCCATCGCTGCGACCGATTCTGATCGTGAACTGTTGGCCGGTTATGGCGAAAGCCGCATCGCCCGGCGCAACATTCCCCTGCATGGCGGTTCGGTGCAGGCGCAGGGGACGGCCATTCCCCCCGGCTACAGTGTCTGGCTGGCCGGCCACCTTGTCCCGGTCGACGCGCAGGGGCGCTTTGTCGCCGAAGAGATCCTGCCGACGGGGAGCCATACTGTCGAGGTCGCGGTTCTCGACCCGACCGGCAACGGCGAACTCTTCCTGCGGGATTTCGCCCAGAAACAGAGCGACTGGTTCTATGTCGGCATCGCCGATCTGACCTTGTCGGCCAACAAGACCAACGGCCCGGCGCAGCTGCTTGCTCCGGACAAGCCGCAATACAGTGAGGATTTCAGTGCCCAGGGTCGCCTGGCTTTCTATACCACCGGCAAGTTCGGCGCGGGGTGGGGGTTGACGGCGAGTGCCGACACCCGCGAGGGACCGCTCGACGAGATCTTCAGCAATTTTATGGACAAATCCCCGGAAGCCCTATTCCGGCGCATCGATCCGGATTACCACATGCCGACCTACGGTGACGACAGTACGGTGACGGAAGATGCCCCGACCATGGGGAAATTCTACGCCAGGCTGAGCAAGGACAGGAGCTACGGACTCTGGGGGAATTTCAAGGTCGGTTATACCGACAACAACCTGGCGCACGTCGATCGCGGACTGTACGGGGCGAATCTGCATTATCAGACCCCTGACACCACCAGCTTTGGTGAGGCGCGTTTCCTGCTCGACGGTTTTGCCGCCGAACCGGGGACGGTGGGGGGGCGCGACGAGTTCCGCGGCACCAGCGGCTCCCTTTACTACCTGCGGCAACAGGACATCCTGACCGGTTCCGAGCGCCTGCGCATCGAGATCCGCGACAAGGATTCCAATATGGTCCTCGGGGTGAAAAATCTCACCCCGGCAATCGACTACGACATCGACTACCTGCAGGGACGGATCCTGCTGGCCGAACCCCTCTCCGGAACCGCAGACGACAACCTGCTGGTGCACAGCGGCTCTTTCAGCGGCCACCCCGTTTATCTGGTGGCCCGCTATGAATTCACCCCCGGCTTCGAAGATCTCGATACCCTGGCGACCGGCGGCCGCAGCCATTACTGGCTGAGCGACTATGTCAAGCTCGGCCTGACCGGCAGCCGTTTTGAGGAGGCCGGGAGTGAGAATACTCTGCAGGCCGCGGATGTGACCCTCCGCAAGTCTTCGGAGTCCTGGCTCAAACTGGAGAGCGGCCGCAGTGAAGGTCCGGGGCTGCTCTCCTCCACCTCGATGGACGGCGGCTTCTTCTTCACGCCCGCTGATCCCCTGGATGCTTCGCATGCAGAGGCGCTGGCGAGTCGGGTCGATGCCAGTATCGGCCTGCGGGACTTTTTTGCGGAAGGAAAAGGTCGCTTCACCTTGTATTGGCAGGACGTGGAAGCGGGCTATGCCGCGCCGGGCCTGAGCACCGATCGCGATGTCACCAACTACGGCGGCACGGCGATGCTGCCCCTCTCTGACCGTCTGGGTATGCGTTTCAAGAGCGATACGCGCCGCCAGCGTGACGTCCTCGAGACCGTGGCCAACGAGGTCAACCTCGATTTCCGCAAAGACGAGCACTGGACCTTGAGTTCGGGGGTCCGGCACGACCACCGCAATGACCAATCCCCGGTCAAACCCCCGACCCAGGAAGAAGGCGACCGGACCGATCTGGTGGTGCAGGTGCTGTACGATTCCCGGGCCCTTTGGAGCAGCTATGGATTTGTGCAGGATTCCCTGCATAGCAGCGGCAACCGCGAGGACAATTTCCGCATCGGGACCGGCGGCAGTTATCGTCTGACGGAAAGATTCAAGGTGACCGGTGAGGTTTCCACCGGCGACTTGGGGGCAAGCGGCCGCCTCGGCACCGAGTATCTTTATTCCGACCGGACCAACCTCTACCTCAACTATGCCCTTGAAAACGAGCGGACGGACAACGGTCTGCGCGCCCGGAAAGGGAGCCTGGCCTATGGATTCCGCAACCGCTATTCCGACAGTGTGAGCATCTACCTCGAAGAGCGCTATACCCACGGTGATACCCCGACCGGTCTGATGCATTCCGCCGGCGTCGATCTTGCTCCTACGGACCGCATTAACCTCGGGGCCAAGCTCGATTTCGGCACCCTCAAGGACTTTCAGAGCGGTGCTGAAATCAAGCGCACAGCAATGGGGGTGAGCGTCGGTTATGGGTTTGATCGCCTGAAGATCGCCAGTGCCCTGGAATATCGGGTCGACGATAGCGAACATCTCGGCACCGACACCGCCGGCAATTTCTTTGTCAGCACCGCCAAGCGGACGACCTGGCTGCTGAAAAACAGCCTCAAATACCAGCTCTCCCCGGACTGGCGCCTCATCGGCAAACTCAACCTCGCCCGCAGCAATAGTTCCCTCGGGCAGCTTTACGACGGCAACTACACGGAAGCGGTCATGGGCTACGCCTATCGCCCGGTGCGTCATGACCGTCTCAATGCCCTGCTCAAATACACCTATTTCTATAATATCCCCGGCGCCGGGGAGACCATCGTACAGACCCCCGAGGGGATGTTGCTCGAAAGATCGTCCAGCTCCGGGGTTCTGCAGCGTAGCCACATTCTGGCTGCGGATGTCATGTATGACCTGACCTCTCGCTGGACCGTCGGGGCGAAGTATGCCTATCGCCAGGGCGAGGTGAGTCTCGATCCCATCGACCGGGAGTTCTTCACCAGTCGGGCGCACCTGACGGTGCTGCGCGCCGACTGGAATTTCCTGCCGCACTGGGATGCCCTCGCTGAGTGGCGCCGTCTCGATCTGCCTGATGCCGAGGATCGCCTCGACGGAGCGCTGCTTGGTCTTTACCGTCATCTCGGCAATCACTTCAAGGTCGGGGCCGGCTACAACTTAAGCAAGTTTTCGGATGATCTCACCAGCTATGACTATCGGCACCAGGGACTCTTCATCAATATCATCGGGAAGATGTAA